The Tripterygium wilfordii isolate XIE 37 chromosome 18, ASM1340144v1, whole genome shotgun sequence nucleotide sequence aaagttGTGCCGTTCTGAAAATACTTAAGTAATCGTGtcggaaaattttaaaataatttagggATAAACTAACTAAGTACATTATAAAAAATTTCCTTGTTTTCTCACAAACCTAGTTGTGTGGTTGTAAATAACGGTAATTATAAATTAGTTATAACTATCTTCAAAAGCTATGATAAGATATTGACAAGAACTTAAGCCCATATCGCATGTCAAACGATTAACTTGTACAATACTTTAATTGAAACAATAGACTTTAATTGAAGTTCTTCTACAATAATAGTTTTCTAGGCTGTGGGTGTATACTAGCAATTATATTTGAATATCACACAAGAAGTGTGTTACTTGTCCATCTTTGGTGGTGTTTTTTTAAAAGGTTACATAACTAATTGTATTcatttacccaaaaaaattatgtaagAGAATTTGAGACCAAAGGCACTCGAGTCATTATAAAGATGGATTACATCTCATAATATGAGAATCATatcaaaagaaaaggacaaacaCCAAACATTGTCGGACGATACTGTACGAATCGGACCATTCCAAAAAAACACCGGACTACAAACTACACTGAGAGAAACTCGATTAGATTAAACTAACaaacattataaaaaaaataaaaaaaaacttgagtaAAGCAGATATGATAATTTGAGCAATCCTCAAAACAGATTTTGAAGTAGATCTAAATTTAGATCCCAATCCATCGAAATCCTACATATCGATACTTGAACTTGAAGCTTGAAATCCAGAACGTGTTAAGGGATCTCCAATCATATACCACCCTTGAAACCAAACCATCTCTCAAATAGAAATCTAGATGAGAAACTCATCATATGCTCATATTACTAAGAAAACCTATTAATTGAAATCTAGGGGAGAAACTCGTCAAATAGCCCAAAGTCCTATTAATTGAGAAATGCGCTAGTATATACCAACCTTAAAATGGTCAATCATGTCTTTTTGCTATATATAGTGTGACACTATGGTGGTAGAATATCCCATTTTGTatctatttaattattttctatAATGGAATGGATTATCTCAAGCAATGATAGATAGTCCTCCCATGTtaggtaattaattaagttcCATTTAAAACCTCAAGACAATATCAATTTGACTTAATTTTGGCAGAAAATCTAATTGCGATTATATGCCAATTATAAGTGGTAGTGGGGCAGATTTTGGCCAGAAATTACACACTATCCACTCATTTTCAGTAAGAAAATTAAACCCTTAGCTATGTTGATTGAATacatacatgtgtgtgtatacatgcatgcatgcatacatatatatatatatatgtttgcgaCGGAATTTGAGTGTTGCTAACAAATAAGATTAGACGATGTGTACAGGAACAAAGTCCCAAAAGGGGGCACAAACGCAAGACAGAGGGTGGCCTCCAAAGGGCGCAAGCACAcgagaaaacaaatgaaaaaaggGCTAATTAGATTAAAAGCTAAGAAACGAAAATTACGTACTCTGTTTGAGTCTTTGATAGATCAGACCttgtaaaatctaaaatctagACTTATATGCATGTCTACAAAACTGTTAACACTGATATTTACAATTGGATCCGTCGATTTGTTGACAAGTGTCCCATGTTCCTTCAACTGCTTGATAGTGTAGAATAACTAATTCCCTTCTTACTGACATGTGTACCCCACGTTCTATTGTTGCTCCGTTTCTGTTACACCATAACTCCCACGTCGGTCACTCTTTTTTACGTGTTCACATATTTGGGTAACTACTTTCGTTTGTTTCGGTCACTTGCCATATGTTCACCGATCCATTTTCATACAAATTTCCTAGCTCATTCATGATTCAACCTTCGTTCGAACCTAATCGTTTCCTTCTGCCTTCGTTCAACAATTTGGACGATGTTGCTCAATGTAACTTTGATGCATTTTATatgcaacaatatatatatatatatatatatatatataaaagaattctcctataagtataCAAAATAAGGACATAAAATAAGTATGACTTTTTAACCATTGATTTATAAAATACATATAtgggcttataaaaaaaaaaaaaaaaaaaaaacctacataCAAATATGTTACTCGTGTCACATAATTATTAGGGAATTCATGCACGTTTGATCATATTAAACCTCGTCGAGAAGTAATGGTAATAGGATCATTTGGAGAAACAATACCTAAGCTCGAGTATGTTTCAGAATCTTTTCGATTGCTCGTTATGAACTATGAACTTAGCTTTGGGCttgatattatttatttttttcatgcaCCATATGGATTCTCAAAATGAATCAttcaaattcattgtttttaagcaattaagAATCATAATTTAACGCACGGTCAAAGGTATGCAGTTATTtggtaaagaaaaaagaatcaagGAACTTTAGCCAAacgattaagaaaaaaaaaatcaccccCTTGATTATCAAGGCATGTAGTGGGCCAGGTTGCGTGGGATTAAAGTTGGGCCCAGCCCAAATTTAAGGCCTCAATGTTCATTTACTAGTGCGTAGAGGAGATAAAACTCTGTCTGATTTGAATTACTGAATTTATTTTACTCAAATTAAAtagtttggacataaattatatgttcgaaatttagatccaaacacaaaaattttaacTGATCCACTTATCCAAACCCTAATTcacattaaattattatctaatttacttgtttaaatttaaataaatccAAGTTTGTTTAATCAAGTATGTGTGAAATCCAATTAATAtccgaacatataaatattttgtaaatattGTTATCCCATCCGAAACCGATTTTGTTTTTGGCCATCCCTACCCTTAACGAAGTGTAAATCCCAAACCGTATCATACGCAATTTCCGACATATACATATTACATACTTCCCGCGGTCACCATAACGACATTTATTACAGGAAGCAATGGGAGGCCAGAGGAGGAGCCACGGCACAGACTTATCTGCTTCTTCTTCGTCGTGGCTTTCACGTTTCTGGTCGTCGGCACTCAGGACCAAGACCTTCGGCTCCCCGACCAGCGCCGCAGATTTCCGTACTAGCTCCGGCGAGGGTCTTGTTGGCGGCTCGGACTCCTCGATCTCATTCTCATAGGCGTCGGCGCCTCCATCGGTGCCGGAATCTTTGTCGTCACTGGCACTGTCGCGCGCGATGCTGGACCTGGTGAGTTCGGCTTCGCGGACTCCTTATGAATTGGTTGTGAAGGAAATTTCACAATGATGGCATCTGAACATACGTAGTGAATTGAAATGCCGATTAGGTTTCCTAATCAAGCAaaacaggttttttttttttatatagaaaGTGTTTCTTTTCGTGCTTAAGAGATGTTTTGCTATTATGTTGCAGGAGTGACGATTAGTTTTATAGTTGCTGGAGCCTCGTGCATATTGAATGCACTTTGTTATGCGGAGCTAGCTTCTCGAGTACCTGCTGTTGTCGGGGGAGCATACTTATATGCATATGTAGCTTTCAATGAGCTCActgcttttctagtttttgcgcAATTAATGCTTGATTATCATGTTGCGGCGGCTAGCATAGCACGAAGCTTGGCAGCCTATATCATAACAATTCTAGAGCTCTTTCCATTTTTCAAAGATATTCCAGGGTGGGTTGGACAAGGTGAAGAGTTCTTGGGGGGAGCTCTATCAATCAACATTTTAGCTCCGATTGTCCTAGCAATTCTGACTGCTATTCTATGCTGGGGCGTTGGAGAATCATCTGCACTGAACTCATTTATGACTGTTACTAAGGTGCTGTCTTGGAACAGTTTCTTTTCAATACTGCGTCTATAGGGAACGGATGTCCATATCATTCACACAAGTTATATGCCTCTTTAAGAATGAGGAATTGATGGCTCCCTTCTCCCTTTTGGGCTTTCAGGATTAGTATGTTCAGAAATTCTAATATGGTTGTAATCCTTACAGAGCCTTACATTAACTTTCTTTTCCGCAACATATTTTGAGCACCATTGAACTTTATTATATGACCACTTATCAAAAAGCATTTCATCTTGCTCATTATCATCATTCTCATCTTCGTCAAAGCCCTAGTATATAAATCCTCAAAAGCACCGAAAAAAGTAGTTGGAGTCCTATATATAAATTATCTTATGCCATTTATTTCAGCTGCAACCCTATGCGTTTCCTTTATTTAAACATTTGAACATTGAATCCCGGCCGTTGCATGTCTCTATTAAGTGCATAACATCAATCAGGAATCTTAAAAGAGCTTTGCCGCAGGTTGTCATTGTTATTTTTGTGATCTTTGCTGGTGCTTTTGAGGTTGACATTTCAAATTGGTCACCTTTTGCTCCAAATGGTTTTAAAGCAATATTGACCGGAGCTACGGTTGTATTTTTCTCATATGTTGGATTTGACGCAGTCGCGAATTCAGCTGAAGAATCAAAGAACCCGCAGGTGTATTTACTTGATTCTTTCTGGTACTCTATATTCTGGTTTATGTAAACTGCTAATTTGATCTTTCTGCAGTATTACTGTCTTcctaacttttcttttttcttttcctttttttgccatttcaataTTGATTTTCAGCGGGATTTGCCAATTGGCATCCTAGGAAGTCTTGTCATATGCATTGCACTATATATCAGTGTGTGTTTAGTTCTCACTGGGATGCATGGTACCGTACCATTTCCTTGGGGAAGATGCTCCTTTGGCTGAAGCCTTCACATCGAAGGGGTTGAAATATGTATCTGTTCTAATCAGCATTGGGGCCGTGGCTGGACTTAGCACAACCCTTCTAGTTGGTCTTTATGTTCAGGTGAAAAACTTTTATACCAACCGTAATCAGCATGTCATAATGTAACCTGCGCAAATGTAAGTAATAACATGTTCTCATGAGCAGTCTCGGTTGTATCTTGGGCTTGGAAGGGATGGTCTACTGCCTTCTGTATTTGCTAAAGTGCATCCAACACGCCACACTCCTGTGTTTTCTCAAGTCTGGGTTGGTATAATCGCTGGTGTTTTGGCGGGTCTGTTTAACGTGCGTGAGCTCTCACACATTCTTTCAGTCGGCTCATTGGTAAGCTATTTTCAAACTTTCCCTTTATATTAGTTGTAAATATGTATTGGATCAGGCAGAACAGTTTTATATCTTCTGAATTGACTTCACACACTCGCATATCACATTGCTCTATGGCACTGGGACGCTGTCAAAATTCAAATGGAACCTTCGAAAGTGCAATAACAGGGCATGTTGTGATTAACTTTGTAAGATTTATGTGAAAGAAAATATTGAGGATATGTGGTTATCATCAGAAACCATAAGTTTGAGCATTTTttcatttccaccattggattgCATGTACTCATGCCAATTTTTGGCTCCTTTCAGACAGGCTATTCTGTTGTTGCAGCATGTGTAGTGGTTTGTCGTTCGAAAGATAAAACGGCAAGTCTAGTTTCTTCAGAATGGATTACAGCCTGGAGGGAAGGTGTACTTTGCCTGATTATAGTAGCTTTTAGTGGTTTTGGCTCTGGAGTTCTCTACCGTGTCGATGCTTCATTTGTTTTTCTGCTTGTAGCAGCAGTTATAGCTTTACTTGCTTCTGCTGCTCTCTTGTGCCGCCAAGTGAGTATTCTTCTGTGCACGAACGCTTGTGTATATTCTGATTGCATAATCACGAGTACCATTAATGATTTTTTACGTGAGTGTATCTGCTAGCATTACTACTTTTATTCCCTTTCATTCATTCTCTCCTTTTTCAGCGTTATGTGGATCCTCCGGGTTTTTCTTGTCCTGGCGTTCCCATTGTTCCAGCTATTTTCATCTTCttgaacatttttctttttgctcaGGTAAGTGCTCTTGCTACGCACTCTCTCTCACTCTATCGTTACTGTTTTAGATTCAGGAGAATTTTTCTTCCGGAATTTGCCTTTGTATTTGTATCACTTTTGGACGGCGATAACCAACTTGTTCTTTGTGCAGTTGCACTACGAAGCTTGGGTGAGATTCATCATTCTTAGCCTTGTTGCGGTTGGTATTTACGCATTTTATGGACAGTACCATGCTGAGCCAAGGTCAAATGAGGCAATTATATATCATCGGGCACCAGCTGAAGCTAGCTAGTTACATATTGGATGTTATGGCGTTTGGCCGTTGTAAAACTACTGATTGGCCTTGTATTTGTATGTGTACAGTGTAGTAGTATGTAGCATCCATTTGTCTTGTAAACTTGTTTGTACAAGTATAAAGCACCAATTTGATTCCAATCTTTTTCCAGTGACAAATTCCTGTAAAAGTAATACTTACCTCTTCAGGACAAATTCCAATTTCTCTGTGGGGTTTTTTTGGTGTCGTGGGCTTTCACGGGTTTGCCAGCGTGGTATGGACAGTTCTAACGACCCAATGTTTACGCCCGTTCTTAGCTGTCCGAATGATATGTTGAGCTGCACGGTTTCtggattaccaaaaaaaaaaatagttaatgGTTATGGGAAGAAGGAAATGTTGCATTGTTCAATGCCTTAGGTTGTCCTTGGGAGGTGGATTCATGGTGGCTGGAGAAAGGATTCAGGAGGGTTCCATTCTAATCAAGCGAACCTAACAAAGTAAGGCAATCAAGGACCGAAGCAAAATCTTAAAGCACACACAGCATTGCGTTGCGAAGAAGGGAGTATGTTGCTACGATAATATCCCGAATGAAGGTTGCCCGAGAGGAGAATTTGTAAGAATAAACACCACAAGTCTTCTCACTCAGTTGTATACAACATCATAGTAAAAGCCTACGGCTCTCCTTTGACAATCCTGATTCCTGAATGCTGAGCAATTCAACATCACAAAACTTCAAACCATCTCCCGCTGAAAAATGAGGAAGTAACTTACAATTTGGTCTTCTGATGAAAGATACAACTTACAGCATGAGAGATTTATTTCTTTCAAACGATTTATCGTCTTTCAAACCAAGGAACTCTCATTACAACCCGAATCTACTCCATCTACAACGTACATTCCTTGCTTACAGAGACTGTAGTCTGTACAACTCAACTATCTCGCAACTTCAAACCGACATTGGGTTTTTATCATTATCATTCTCAACTCTATGTTGTAATGAAAGTATACTTCAAGAAAAATCTTGATAAAGACACTTGGGATGGAAATCTTAAATTAACATACCCACATAAGTCGCTCAATAGACTTGGATGTGAACGCCATGACTCTCCAACTGCTCAGCCGCACCGGAATTCGAAAGCTTTTTGCTTCCTGGCTTCTGGCTTTCATGACACCTTAGCCAGAGGCAAGAGAGTCTGGAGATAGCTGCCTGACTAGCAAACTGAAGCCTACAAGCCAGGTTCAGTTCATTCATCATCTTGCTACCTACTACATCTAAGTCACAGCTAGCATCATATCCATCAAGGTCTGATTCTGTTACCACCACTACAGAGGAATCATCAAAGGCTGCAGTTTCCAGTATTGCTGGATGACATCGAATCTTTCTTAATATCATGCGGCTGGGGCTTCCCATTTTCCTCACCTTGAGAAGATAATAATCTTGGACAGCCTGCATTTACAGGATTATCGTAGAGTTTAAACGGAAACAAGCCTCAACGCACCAAAACTACGAACTTcaactttttctattttttgtatttttgaagAACATCATTACTTCAGGAATGCTTGCTAACTCTTGACCAGAGTTTGGGTAATgcagaaacaaacaaaatgcaCCTCCATATACAGAAACTTGAAGGTGCTGAATCAAAGGTTTCTCACTTGACTTTAGAAGAAATAGGGTATTGTCTTTGGTCACAGGAGAGAAAATGCTCCAACAAAAGGATAGTCAAAAGGAACGGGCTCTTATAGAAGTACTTATTGCATCAATGTCAGCAATTAGGAGATGGTTAAAACAttcaaagaataaataaaaattcattCAAAAAATCCAAATTTAGAAGTCTGATTAAAATAAATAGACATCAGGACTAGAAAAATAGGAACCTGCCATTTCTACTTTTTAGGAAAGAATTTGAAAATATGAAGTTATTTACAAAAACATAAACCACAGCAAGATACTGCTTGCTGAGGAAAATAATCAAACATACCTGCCACTGGGCGGAGGCTAAACGTACCCTTGGCCTGATCGATCTCACAAATTTATATGCCGCATCAGGAGTCATATGCCTGTGTTCCACCTTTTATCGAAAGCCACAATCTCAAAGTTAAAATAATATTGCATaagaacaaatatatttttgtaagttaaatgtTCAGACCATGCATACCAGGTAACAAAGAACGATAGTTGTGCTGCGCCCCCGACCAGCCTTGCAATGGACATATGTTGTCTTCCCGAGAGATGCATTTCCTACAAAAAGCACAAGAAAAAAACCCAAAGAGTTAACCAAACTGGAATTACTAAAATATCACAGATTCACAGTGCACCCAGAAGAGAACTAAATCCATTCTAACCTCCCATCTCAATCAGACAAATGTACCACTAACTGAAGAGATTGGAAAGTAATCTCTAAATGTAGAGACCACGTACACCAGATTCAACAAAAATTTCACCTAGCTAGGTTTAGTActcaaaccctttttttttttaaaccttgaAATGTAGCAAATAAAAGCAATTGACCATCTGCACTAGCCAGTAACAATACAGAACAGACGTACAAGTCATTTATGTAATGTCATATACAAAACAGCAGCTTACAATTGATCTATCATTTCGGTTATCCATCAAGCAAAGACTAATACATTCATGCCATCATGCCGTCTAAATATAAATGCTATAAAAGCAAGTATTGATGGTGATCATGAGTTGCAGCCTATGAGGCATACAATGTTATTTACCAAAAGATGTATTTCTTCATATAGcaatgcattaaacaagatgCTGCAAACCATCAAAGGCAGTGAACAAGTCAGCTTCACAAAAGTTAATTCGATAGATTTTCTATTGTGCCAATGAGATTTATACGATGCAGTTCGAAGAGAATATAGAGGGTAGGAGATATTCATACACTAAATCTCATTGTATAGTGCAGCAAAAATGGAAATGGAACCCAGGACACGACATTATCCAAGCAGGTTGCAAAGACAAAActtatattcatgtttttgagtcAGCTTAAGCGCCAAAAACTAGCAATGAGCCAATGATAGACAAACATCTCACGAAGCATGCAAGGTAATAAAATACACATTATCTATGGGCAAAACATTTGAATGCATCAAGAAAAACTGAAATTACATTTACCTTGTATGAAATCCACAGCTTGGCTTATATCAGTAAACGACGGAGCAAAAAGATAGTCTCGTGTTGGAATTACCAAATGATCAATGCAGTGAGCCTAGAAAAACAAGTAACAGAAAACACATGAGAAAACAGACACCGATAGTCTGTGACAGACACTAAATCAGGACACGCGTCTATGTCATATTAGAAGTTTACACTATTAATTAAAGTGTCCTTGTTGGCAACCAATGAAACCATAAGCAgtcaatctcaaacataatttaAAACTATGGACATCATAGCTAGAGAAAATGCATTGCCACGTGTCAAGTGCGCGTAAACAGGTAATGAAGAACCAACTTGCAGAATGCATACTTATAAAACTTTTTCAGACAATTCAAAGCGTGAAAAATGAGACGAAATCACGAAAAACAATTTCCAGGTCATGACTCATGAGACAGACATTTAAAAGTCACTAGAGGCTGAGCTGATCCAGCATAGCCCAGTAGGTCATAGAGACAAAATATATCAAACCATTCAATTGTTATGGATACGAACAGTTTAACTCAAAACTTAATCTATCACAAATGGAAAACATTTCACAACAGCTATACATACAGAAGAAAAGCATACTCACACGATAGAGCAATGTTGGGACCAAAGTCTCGTATGGTTCATTTAATGTAACCACTCCAGAGACACCAAGCTCCTTTAACAGAGGAACATCGGTAGGAAAGGGTACAGCACCTAGCAATATAAACTGAGAACTGATATATTAGTGTGGGATTAATGCGAactaaaaaaaagacaaaacaaacaatatcaaCGCCATAAAGCAGCGGAAAGACAAACGAAATCTACACTCACCCACCAATAACTGATGTgtcaatgaaaaaaagaaataaataaataaataaagtttcAGTTAGTAATTGCACCTACAGGGGAAGCACCGTAAACCAAAACAATAATAATCTGAAAAAGTTTGCAAACAGAACAAATAATTGCTATGATGATACCAGAACCAAGGATCTTCTTGGAGAAATAAAATCAATAGTCAACAACAGTTGGCAGTGATCTAAAATGGAAAACCATGCAGATccacaaatcaacaaaaaaggCCTGACACAACTGCCATGCTCTCATCGTGCCGTCCTTTCTATCCGTCTTTATCCTCGATTACGGTAAAATATTCATGTCTACAATCTCAAATCACTCTTGCTAAAGTCACAAGaactacaaaaaaaacaaaaccaaacccagGTCCTTTCTAGAAGGACTCTAAAACCCATAATCAACAACCAACAATGGTAGACAGtgctatttctttctctttaccTTTGATTATCCCACACAATTAAGGTCCCCCGattaagaaaatatatgatGGATCTTATAGACCCTCATCAACACTAAATTAACCATACATAAGACCAGGATTTATGGCCTGAAACAGGACGCGTTGCACCATGCTTTTCCCCTTCTTATCATAACAGTGTTCGAAGCGGCAACTATACCAGGACAAAGAAAGTCAATCACCTAAAATTAATCTGATGATCTGAAAAATTAACTCAACAACACGAAATCAACAAGCAAAACGGGTAAACACACGGACAATTCATtacaaattatcaaaaaaagatgaaaaaaatcagGAACGATCGCTCCATATCAGCCATCAAGGAAATTATAATTGAAGATCAAAACATGCTATCGATACCTCGTCGACCCGATCCCACCAGTGAAACTCAGTTTGGATCTTGTTCCTCACAACATTGTACAGCAGTGTAGGGTAAAAGAGAGCGCGCGCACCAGCTAAAACCAGAGCCCGTTTCGCATCTGAAACGACGCCTCCGTCACCACAAATTTGATCCTCCCCGCCGTTGATCTCCTCCCCTTCCTTCAATTCCTCTATGAGCATTATTCTTCCACAGATCGAACAAAAACACGCACAAAATCAGCAAAATCAACAACGATACGAACAAAAGAACCTCGTGATCCCAATCAAAAACAACAGCGAAAAGTACCGGATTGCACACTGAATTTGGGGGATTTGTAACGCTAAGCGAAGCAATGTGATTAAGCAAAGCAATTAGGGAAACGAAAAAACGGCTTGAGTTTTGCTTGCTTGGAAGTGAGTGTGTGTGATCGCGACTCTGCCcctcatttccttttctttcaacAAACCCTCGgaaataacaaacaaacaaacaaacaagccctaaaaaagaaaaagtaacgctttatttatagtaatcttaattaataagcaataaaaaaaactctttGTTTCAAAATCTAtcggatttatttttttttaataccatATGGTGATGTCTTTAATGTCACATTTTTATATGTTTTAccttttatataaaaaaataagcaATTCTCACATCTGAACTAATTATGCGAGTTTGTTtttcatccatatatatatgatgggtCCCATAACAAATATGTGATCGTTATTTTTATTGTGGTTTATTACGACTATTAGATTTCAAGTTTGCAAAATTGATTTACATgtgagaattatatatatatacacgtgttttttttattttttttaagaattatCCTAATCCAAGTTGTgcattatttgaataaaataatgTCCTAAAGTTTTTATCTAAGAATGATAATTAGGTTTTATTATACATAAGAATAGGATATGAAGGGTGTGAAATTACTTAAAACATGTGATTTTCTTACCAAATATGAAATTATTGCATTACTTAATTTTTCGCACGAAATGGATTACACATTGATGCAACTAAATTTATATTCATCATTAAGGAAAATAAATGTGTTCTTTACTtccttatttttaatattttatttagttatttttatATTCTGGATGTAGAAATCAAGACTTTCTTATCCTCGCATTCAAGTTCAAATAAATTATTGTACGCTTTGGATCCTTTTCGGGAGTTGGGTGGGTACTCACACTCCCTCCCAAATTAAAGATGTTTATAGGGTCGAGTGGAGATGTGTGATTATTCTCTGAAATAAATACGTGCAGGCACGAGGAGAGTTCCAAAGCGTACAATACCTCAGTTGGACTAAAATATCAACGTAAGAAAACCTGcttttgtacaaaaaaaaattgaaaaaattgttTGTAACTGACCGCTGACACCTCTATACCTACAAACTAATATCAAATAGCACTTGAAGTCATTATGTCGAGGtttttcatttgaaaaaaaaaatatcatttacatgccaaaaatgttagggatcccaataaatGGGATTATCGTCATTCCAATAATTCGTCTTGTCCCTTGATAGAGGTAAGTGTGAAGATCCATAAAATCAgatgattgaaccagagagtgacaTATTAATCACTAGGATGACTGGGATCTCATTACTGGGATACCTATCACTTTTCTTTACATGCAACCCTCTTGATTT carries:
- the LOC119983711 gene encoding phosphatidylglycerophosphate phosphatase PTPMT1-like encodes the protein MLIEELKEGEEINGGEDQICGDGGVVSDAKRALVLAGARALFYPTLLYNVVRNKIQTEFHWWDRVDEFILLGAVPFPTDVPLLKELGVSGVVTLNEPYETLVPTLLYRAHCIDHLVIPTRDYLFAPSFTDISQAVDFIQGNASLGKTTYVHCKAGRGRSTTIVLCYLVEHRHMTPDAAYKFVRSIRPRVRLASAQWQAVQDYYLLKVRKMGSPSRMILRKIRCHPAILETAAFDDSSVVVVTESDLDGYDASCDLDVVGSKMMNELNLACRLQFASQAAISRLSCLWLRCHESQKPGSKKLSNSGAAEQLESHGVHIQVY